The sequence GACCGGCCTGGCTTCCGCCCACTCGCCCATGCACCACATCATGCGGCACCTGCTCGAGCCAGCCTTCATGATCGCGATCGGCGTCATGCTGGAACGGCGTGCGCACACCGCCAAAGCCGGGTGAACCGTTGGTGACGCCTTCGAATTGCCCATCGGTCAGCGCGGTCTTGGTATCGACGTCCTGTGGCCGGATGACCGCCACGCCGTCACCGCGCCATAGCGTCGTTTGTCAAACAGCGGATTGTCCCCGCCATCGGGCCAGACGTTCTTTGCGAAGGCTTCAGGAAGAGCGCGGGGATTGGCGACGGCCTTGCTGTTGTAATCCCAGTAAGGCAGCGCCCAGTCCGCCGGCGCACCGGGCAATTTCTCGATGGCGGCGCGGACAATGGCTTCAAACGCCGCGAGATAGCCGCGGTGCCAGGGGACGAAATACCAGCCATGGTGCTGACACTGGCCTTGATCCTGGTTCTTGAATTCAGGCGTCTGCGGCAAATGCTCGGCAGGTTTGAGCCAGCCGAACTCGCGCCAGATCTGTTCTTCGATACCGTGGATTGCAGCAAGGTATCGCCAACTGGTGACATCCGGGAACGGCCGCGCCTTAAGGGCCTGCACGCCACGAGCATACCACAGCAAAACAGGATCCCAGGGCTGCGCAAGACTCCAGACGTTTCGCCGAACTCGAGCCATCGTCTCCCCCTTTGTTTAGCAATGGAGAGTATATGGCAAAACGCGATCCGAATCCATTTGAATCCAACTTCCCCGCGACAGTAATTCCGGCGGGGTTTCTTCACCGAAGGGCCTGCTGAATGGACCTGTCCCGATTCCATCGGGATGGAAAGGCCCTAGTGTCAGTTGACCGTAAACCTTGCCGCCGTCCACGCCCCGCCCGCCGCGTTCGACTCCACCGCTGCCGCGACAAACTTCACACCCCGCGCGCCGTCGACCACATCCGGCACCTGCGCGGCCCTTGCTGCATCCACCACCCCACCGGACCGATGCGCCCGAATAATATCCGCGGCGTCGCGGTAGAAATTGGCGAAGGCCTCGATATAGCCTTCCGGATGTGCCGCCGGCATACGCGACACGCGCCGGCTTTCTGCCGTCGAGCCATGGCCGCCGCGCATCAGCG is a genomic window of Mesorhizobium huakuii containing:
- a CDS encoding tyrosinase family protein → MLWYARGVQALKARPFPDVTSWRYLAAIHGIEEQIWREFGWLKPAEHLPQTPEFKNQDQGQCQHHGWYFVPWHRGYLAAFEAIVRAAIEKLPGAPADWALPYWDYNSKAVANPRALPEAFAKNVWPDGGDNPLFDKRRYGAVTAWRSSGHRTSIPRPR